In the genome of Streptomyces sp. NBC_00190, one region contains:
- a CDS encoding ATP-binding protein, translating into MALVHADEIFWLLPCSHRTPGHARALLRKQLAEWDAGADPAEAAELLLSELVTNAVRHSRAPHGRDIGVRLARYDGVLRVEVADAGPAVKLTPQVVADWDERGRGLAIVAALAERWGCCPRRHGIGKAVWAEIRWMQEAPAC; encoded by the coding sequence ATGGCGCTGGTTCACGCCGATGAGATCTTCTGGCTGCTGCCCTGCAGCCACCGCACTCCGGGACACGCCCGCGCGCTGCTCCGCAAGCAGCTCGCCGAGTGGGATGCCGGCGCAGACCCCGCCGAAGCGGCCGAGCTGCTGCTCTCCGAGCTGGTCACCAACGCCGTACGGCACTCCCGCGCGCCCCATGGCCGGGACATCGGGGTCCGCCTCGCGCGGTACGACGGGGTGCTGCGTGTGGAGGTGGCCGACGCGGGCCCCGCCGTCAAGCTCACGCCACAGGTCGTGGCGGACTGGGACGAGCGGGGGCGCGGGCTCGCCATCGTCGCGGCACTGGCCGAGCGCTGGGGCTGCTGCCCCCGGCGCCACGGGATCGGGAAGGCCGTCTGGGCAGAGATCCGCTGGATGCAGGAGGCACCCGCATGCTGA
- a CDS encoding EF-hand domain-containing protein: MTNDLLDRKLERAFTHFDADGSGVIDADDVIALGARLLAALGEQPDSRKAELVMSSLADFWQDLFTELDTDRDGKVTPEEYKAGMTRLYAQGGPAYDRSFRPMVTAILTVVDKDDDQRISPEEFHKAQEAFNPELRPADAEALFRRIDKDGDGTLTVDELVAAVREYYIGTDEDAPGNLLFGEL, encoded by the coding sequence ATGACGAACGACCTGCTCGACCGCAAGCTGGAGCGCGCCTTCACCCACTTCGACGCCGACGGGAGCGGTGTGATCGACGCCGACGACGTCATCGCCCTCGGAGCCCGCCTCCTGGCCGCCCTCGGAGAGCAGCCCGACTCGCGGAAGGCAGAGCTGGTGATGAGCAGCCTGGCCGACTTCTGGCAGGACCTCTTCACCGAGCTGGACACCGACCGGGACGGCAAGGTCACGCCCGAGGAGTACAAGGCGGGCATGACGCGCCTGTACGCGCAGGGCGGGCCCGCCTACGACCGGTCGTTCCGGCCGATGGTGACGGCGATCCTGACGGTCGTCGACAAGGACGACGACCAGCGCATCAGCCCCGAGGAGTTCCACAAGGCCCAGGAGGCCTTCAACCCGGAGCTGCGCCCCGCCGACGCCGAGGCGCTGTTCCGGCGGATCGACAAGGACGGCGACGGCACGCTGACCGTGGACGAACTCGTCGCCGCCGTCCGCGAGTACTACATCGGCACCGACGAGGACGCCCCGGGCAATCTGCTCTTCGGCGAACTCTGA
- a CDS encoding thiamine pyrophosphate-binding protein, giving the protein MTHDHDLVLRPTEAQTAAALAPPPGRTGGDLVVETLRSLGATTVFGLPGQHALAVFDAVGRSDLRLITLRTENNAGFAADAYGRITGEAVPLLLSTGPGALMALPALAEAAAASAPVIAVSSQVPVAGLGGGRQGYLHELRDQSASFRDVVKSVHVARTPSQIPSAVAAAWESALSAPHGPVWVEIPEDVLRAETLVPQVTGVDATPHELAPRPELTALAAHWLSRASRPVIIAGGGVIRSDAAGKLKQLAERLGAPVVTTFGGKGAFPWTHPLSLQSWLEDRYMTDFLEDADVLLVVGSGLGELSSNYHTFFPTGRVIQIEADLGKLESNHAGLGIHADARLGLQALLETVAEREDPYAPDRVRMVLSAVADRLSGQDVAREQELLTSVRAALPPRSPSFWDMTILSYWAWSAFDAKHPNTMHSAQGAGGLGYAFPAALGACAAEPGTPVLAVSGDGGAMYSIADLATAKQHDLDVTWLIVDDGGYGILREYGCETGTELTRPDFVALAASFGVPAALTTADTLREDLATSLATPGPSVLVLPTTLKMFAATHLGT; this is encoded by the coding sequence GTGACGCACGACCACGACCTGGTACTCCGTCCCACCGAGGCCCAGACGGCCGCCGCCCTGGCGCCGCCGCCGGGCCGCACGGGCGGGGACCTGGTCGTGGAAACGCTGCGCTCCCTCGGCGCGACCACCGTCTTCGGCCTGCCCGGGCAGCACGCGCTGGCCGTCTTCGACGCGGTCGGCCGCTCGGACCTGCGCCTGATCACCCTCCGCACGGAGAACAACGCGGGCTTCGCCGCCGACGCGTACGGCCGGATCACGGGCGAGGCCGTGCCGCTACTGCTGTCGACGGGCCCGGGGGCGCTGATGGCCCTGCCCGCGCTGGCGGAGGCGGCGGCCGCGTCCGCGCCCGTCATCGCCGTCTCCTCCCAGGTGCCCGTGGCGGGCCTGGGCGGGGGCCGGCAGGGGTACCTGCACGAGCTGCGCGACCAGTCCGCGTCCTTCAGGGACGTGGTGAAGTCGGTGCACGTGGCCCGTACCCCCTCCCAGATCCCGTCGGCGGTCGCGGCGGCCTGGGAGTCGGCGCTGTCCGCCCCGCACGGCCCGGTCTGGGTGGAGATCCCGGAGGACGTCCTGCGGGCCGAGACCCTCGTTCCGCAGGTCACGGGCGTGGACGCGACCCCGCACGAACTCGCCCCGCGCCCGGAGCTGACGGCGCTGGCGGCGCACTGGCTGTCGCGGGCCTCCCGCCCGGTGATCATCGCGGGCGGCGGTGTCATCCGCTCGGACGCGGCGGGCAAGCTGAAGCAGCTGGCGGAACGCCTGGGCGCCCCGGTGGTCACCACCTTCGGAGGCAAGGGCGCCTTCCCCTGGACGCACCCGCTCTCCCTCCAGTCCTGGCTGGAGGACCGCTACATGACCGACTTCCTGGAGGACGCGGACGTCCTCCTCGTCGTCGGCTCCGGTCTGGGCGAACTGTCCTCGAACTACCACACCTTCTTCCCCACGGGCCGGGTCATCCAGATCGAGGCCGACCTCGGCAAGCTGGAGTCCAACCACGCGGGACTGGGCATCCACGCCGACGCCCGCCTGGGGCTCCAGGCCCTGCTGGAGACGGTGGCCGAGCGCGAGGACCCGTACGCCCCGGACCGCGTCCGCATGGTCCTGTCGGCCGTCGCGGACCGCCTGTCCGGTCAGGACGTCGCGCGGGAACAGGAACTCCTGACCTCCGTCCGCGCGGCCCTGCCGCCTCGCTCCCCGTCCTTCTGGGACATGACGATCCTGTCCTACTGGGCGTGGTCGGCCTTCGACGCGAAGCACCCGAACACCATGCACTCGGCCCAGGGCGCGGGCGGCCTCGGCTACGCCTTCCCGGCGGCCCTCGGCGCGTGCGCGGCGGAGCCGGGCACCCCGGTCCTGGCCGTCTCCGGCGACGGCGGCGCGATGTACTCGATCGCGGACCTGGCCACGGCGAAGCAGCACGACCTGGACGTCACCTGGCTGATCGTGGACGACGGCGGCTACGGCATCCTGCGCGAGTACGGCTGCGAGACCGGCACGGAGCTGACCCGCCCCGACTTCGTCGCCCTGGCGGCCTCCTTCGGCGTCCCGGCCGCCCTCACCACCGCGGACACCCTCCGCGAAGACCTGGCCACGTCCCTCGCCACCCCGGGCCCCTCGGTCCTGGTCCTCCCCACCACCCTCAAGATGTTCGCCGCGACCCATCTCGGAACGTGA
- a CDS encoding ABC transporter ATP-binding protein, whose protein sequence is MAAAETAAGEKQGWARRLTAYTWRYKVNVLLALGSSLGGMAVMALVPLVTKVIIDDVIGDGTKPMGPWAGMLIGAALLVYVLTYIRRYYGGRLALDVQHDLRTDMYDTIARLDGRRQDELSTGQVVGRATSDLQLIQGLLFMLPMTIGNFLLFGISLGIMLALSPLLTLVALLMAPALWFIAKRSRKKLFPATWYAQGQAAAVATVVDGAVTGVRVVKGFGQEEQETSKLRAAGRRLFAGRMRTIRLNSRYTPALQAVPALGQVAMLALGGWMATNGQVTLGTFVAFSTYLAQLVGPVRMLAMVLTVGQQARAGVERVFELIDTEPEIQDGDRELPADAPATVEFDDVRFGYDPARPVLDGFSLSVAEGETVALVGSSGSGKSTVSLLMPRFYDTDGGTVRVGGHDVRELTYESLRGAIGLVPEDSFLFSDTIRSNIAYGHPGATDEQIRAAARAAQAEGFIEALPAGYDTKVGEQGLTLSGGQRQRIALARAILTDPRLLLLDDATSAVDARVEHEIHEALRGVMAGRTTLLIAHRRSTLGLADRIAVLDHGRLADIGTYEELERRSPLFRRLLTDPDALGAGSPRTPDAPVMAEFERDLEDHLERDIELEAEIDSEPVNAKRRVAAGITPELWRRREAPDNADKPEGSAPAAGTGAPGAGHSMAGAVAGMPATPELLAQVAALPPADDQPYVDEDRATAPEESYGLRRLLRGFWAPLAISLALVAVDAGSGLLLPILIRHGIDQGVEKAALGAVWAAAVLALGVVLAQWAAQFAETRMTGRTGERVLYALRVKIFAQLQRLGLDYYERELTGKIMTRMTTDVDALSSFLQTGLVTAVVSVFTFFGILIALLVLDVELALIVFATLPVLVIGTAVFRRKSVAAYELARDRVSLVNADLQESVAGLRIVQAFRREGSGARRFAERSDSYREARVRGQWLISVYFPFVQLLSSGAAAAVLIVGAGRVEAGTLTTGALVAYLLYIDLFFAPVQQLSQVFDGYQQATVSLGRIQGLLREPTTTPRPERPREVSGLRGEIAFEGVRFQYGTAEERGETGEALAGIDLRIAAGQTVAFVGETGAGKSTLVKMVARFYDPTSGRITADGTDLRELDLTAYRHRLGVVPQESYLFPGTVRDAIAYGRPGASDAEVEAAARAVGAHDMIATLDGGYLHTVAERGRNLSAGQRQLIALARAELVDPDVLLLDEATAALDLATEAQVNLATDRLAGKRTTLVVAHRLTTAARADRVVVMDRGRVVEDGTHTELLARGGRYAELWRTFAGEDERAAA, encoded by the coding sequence GTGGCGGCGGCAGAGACGGCGGCTGGGGAGAAACAGGGCTGGGCCAGGCGGCTGACCGCCTACACCTGGCGGTACAAGGTCAACGTGCTGCTCGCGCTCGGGTCCTCGCTCGGCGGCATGGCCGTCATGGCGCTCGTGCCGCTGGTCACCAAGGTGATCATCGACGACGTCATCGGGGACGGGACCAAGCCCATGGGTCCCTGGGCCGGGATGCTCATAGGCGCGGCCCTGCTCGTGTACGTACTCACCTACATACGCCGGTACTACGGCGGGCGGCTCGCCCTCGACGTCCAGCATGACCTGCGCACCGACATGTACGACACCATCGCCCGCCTCGACGGGCGGCGGCAGGACGAACTGTCCACCGGGCAGGTGGTGGGGCGGGCCACCAGCGACCTCCAGCTCATCCAGGGCCTGCTCTTCATGCTCCCGATGACCATCGGGAACTTCCTGCTGTTCGGGATATCCCTCGGGATCATGCTGGCCCTCTCGCCGCTGCTGACCCTCGTCGCGCTGCTGATGGCCCCCGCCCTCTGGTTCATCGCCAAGCGCAGCCGCAAGAAGCTCTTCCCCGCCACCTGGTACGCGCAGGGCCAGGCCGCCGCCGTCGCGACCGTCGTCGACGGCGCCGTGACCGGCGTCCGCGTGGTCAAGGGCTTCGGGCAGGAGGAGCAGGAGACCTCCAAGCTGCGCGCCGCCGGCCGGCGGCTGTTCGCCGGCCGGATGCGCACCATCCGGCTCAACTCCCGCTACACCCCCGCCCTCCAGGCCGTCCCGGCCCTCGGGCAGGTCGCCATGCTGGCCCTCGGCGGCTGGATGGCGACCAACGGGCAGGTCACCCTCGGCACCTTCGTCGCCTTCTCCACCTACCTCGCCCAGCTCGTCGGCCCCGTCCGCATGCTCGCCATGGTGCTCACCGTCGGCCAGCAGGCCCGCGCCGGCGTCGAGCGGGTCTTCGAGCTCATCGACACCGAGCCCGAGATCCAGGACGGCGACCGCGAGCTGCCCGCCGACGCGCCGGCCACCGTCGAGTTCGACGACGTCCGCTTCGGCTACGACCCCGCGCGGCCCGTCCTCGACGGTTTCTCGCTCTCCGTCGCGGAGGGGGAGACCGTCGCCCTGGTCGGGTCCTCCGGCAGCGGGAAGTCCACCGTCTCGCTCCTGATGCCGCGCTTCTACGACACCGACGGCGGCACGGTCCGCGTCGGCGGCCACGACGTGCGCGAGCTGACGTACGAGTCGCTGCGCGGCGCCATCGGGCTCGTGCCCGAGGACTCCTTCCTCTTCTCCGACACCATCCGCTCCAACATCGCCTACGGGCACCCCGGCGCGACCGACGAACAGATCCGCGCCGCCGCCCGCGCCGCCCAGGCCGAAGGCTTCATCGAGGCCCTGCCCGCCGGGTACGACACCAAGGTCGGCGAGCAGGGGCTCACCCTTTCCGGCGGCCAGCGCCAGCGCATCGCGCTCGCCCGGGCCATCCTCACCGACCCCCGGCTGCTCCTCCTCGACGACGCCACCTCCGCCGTGGACGCCCGCGTCGAGCACGAGATCCACGAGGCCCTGCGTGGCGTCATGGCCGGCCGGACCACCCTGCTGATCGCCCACCGCCGCTCCACGCTCGGGCTGGCCGACCGGATCGCCGTACTCGACCACGGGCGGCTTGCCGACATCGGGACGTACGAGGAGCTGGAGCGCCGCTCCCCCCTCTTCCGCAGGCTGCTCACCGACCCCGACGCGCTCGGCGCCGGCTCGCCGCGGACCCCGGACGCCCCGGTGATGGCCGAGTTCGAGCGCGATCTCGAAGACCACCTCGAACGCGACATCGAGCTCGAAGCCGAGATCGACTCCGAGCCCGTCAACGCCAAGCGCCGCGTCGCGGCCGGGATCACCCCCGAGCTCTGGCGGCGCCGCGAGGCCCCCGACAACGCCGACAAGCCCGAAGGCTCCGCCCCCGCCGCCGGCACCGGCGCGCCCGGAGCCGGGCACTCCATGGCCGGCGCCGTCGCCGGGATGCCGGCGACCCCCGAACTCCTCGCCCAGGTGGCGGCCCTGCCGCCGGCCGACGACCAGCCCTACGTGGACGAGGACCGCGCCACGGCCCCCGAGGAGAGCTACGGCCTGCGCCGCCTGCTCCGCGGGTTCTGGGCTCCGCTCGCCATCAGCCTCGCCCTCGTCGCCGTCGACGCCGGCTCCGGTCTGCTCCTGCCGATCCTGATCCGGCACGGCATCGACCAGGGCGTGGAGAAGGCCGCCCTCGGCGCGGTGTGGGCCGCCGCGGTCCTCGCGCTCGGGGTCGTCCTCGCCCAGTGGGCCGCGCAGTTCGCCGAGACCCGGATGACGGGCCGCACCGGCGAGCGCGTGCTCTACGCACTCCGCGTCAAGATCTTCGCCCAGCTCCAGCGCCTCGGTCTCGACTACTACGAGCGCGAGCTGACCGGCAAGATCATGACCCGGATGACCACCGACGTGGACGCCCTGTCCAGTTTCCTGCAGACCGGCCTCGTCACCGCCGTCGTCTCCGTCTTCACCTTCTTCGGCATCCTGATCGCCCTCCTCGTCCTCGACGTCGAACTCGCGCTGATCGTCTTCGCCACCCTCCCGGTGCTCGTGATCGGCACCGCCGTCTTCCGCCGCAAGTCGGTCGCCGCGTACGAGCTCGCCCGGGACCGGGTCAGCCTGGTCAACGCCGACCTCCAGGAGTCCGTCGCCGGGCTCCGCATCGTCCAGGCCTTCCGCCGCGAGGGCTCCGGCGCCCGCCGCTTCGCGGAGCGCAGCGACTCGTACCGCGAGGCCCGGGTCCGGGGCCAGTGGCTGATATCCGTCTACTTCCCCTTCGTCCAGCTGCTGTCCTCGGGCGCCGCGGCCGCCGTGCTGATCGTCGGCGCGGGCCGGGTCGAGGCCGGGACCCTCACCACCGGCGCGCTGGTCGCGTACCTGCTCTACATCGACCTGTTCTTCGCCCCGGTCCAGCAGCTCTCCCAGGTCTTCGACGGCTACCAGCAGGCCACCGTCTCCCTCGGCCGCATCCAGGGGCTGCTGCGCGAGCCCACCACCACACCCCGCCCGGAGCGGCCCCGCGAGGTCTCCGGGCTGCGCGGGGAGATCGCCTTCGAAGGCGTCCGCTTCCAGTACGGCACCGCCGAGGAGCGGGGCGAGACGGGCGAGGCGCTGGCCGGAATAGACCTGCGCATAGCCGCCGGGCAGACCGTTGCCTTCGTGGGCGAGACCGGAGCCGGCAAGTCGACGCTGGTCAAGATGGTGGCCCGGTTCTACGATCCGACCTCGGGCCGGATCACCGCCGACGGCACCGATCTGCGGGAGCTCGACCTGACGGCGTACCGCCACCGCCTCGGTGTGGTCCCCCAGGAGTCCTACCTCTTCCCCGGGACCGTCCGCGACGCCATCGCCTACGGGCGGCCCGGTGCGAGCGACGCCGAGGTGGAGGCCGCCGCCCGCGCGGTCGGCGCCCACGACATGATCGCCACGCTGGACGGCGGCTACCTGCACACCGTCGCCGAACGCGGACGCAACCTCTCCGCCGGCCAGCGCCAGCTGATCGCGCTGGCCCGGGCCGAACTCGTCGACCCCGACGTGCTGCTGCTCGACGAAGCCACGGCCGCCCTGGACCTGGCCACCGAGGCCCAGGTCAACCTGGCCACCGACCGGCTCGCCGGCAAGCGGACCACCCTGGTGGTGGCCCACCGGCTGACCACCGCCGCCCGCGCCGACCGGGTCGTGGTCATGGACCGCGGCCGGGTCGTGGAGGACGGTACGCACACCGAACTCCTGGCGCGCGGCGGCCGGTACGCCGAGCTGTGGCGCACCTTCGCCGGGGAGGACGAGCGCGCCGCGGCCTGA
- a CDS encoding GntR family transcriptional regulator — protein MPSDGAVRQPKYQRIAAALKAAIEAGEYGPGDRLPGENDLMSRYGVARMTARQALGVLQSEGLTEARKGAGVFVREFRRIRRRGIQRLAAEVWGEGRSIWVADTEDREPVVELLGVFEETVPDAVAGVLGLAGGAPVYVRRRRFLLDGKPVMLASSYLDAVLVAGTPITEPDTGPGGIYARLAELGVGPARFREEVRSRMPGPDEAAQLGLAAGTPVVLVCRTAFAADGRVVEVNEMVLDASAYVLEYEFDAPQ, from the coding sequence ATGCCGAGTGACGGCGCCGTACGGCAGCCCAAGTACCAGCGCATCGCTGCCGCACTGAAGGCCGCCATCGAGGCAGGCGAGTACGGGCCCGGGGACCGGCTGCCCGGTGAGAACGACCTGATGAGTAGGTACGGGGTCGCCCGGATGACCGCGCGGCAGGCGCTCGGCGTGCTCCAGTCCGAAGGGCTGACCGAAGCGCGTAAGGGAGCCGGGGTCTTCGTACGGGAGTTCCGGCGGATCCGGCGGCGCGGGATTCAGCGGCTGGCCGCCGAAGTCTGGGGTGAGGGGCGGTCCATCTGGGTCGCCGACACGGAGGACCGGGAACCCGTCGTCGAGCTGCTCGGCGTCTTCGAGGAGACCGTGCCCGATGCGGTCGCCGGCGTGCTCGGGCTCGCGGGCGGGGCGCCCGTATACGTGCGGCGTCGCAGGTTCCTGCTCGACGGGAAGCCGGTGATGCTCGCGAGCTCGTACCTCGATGCCGTTCTCGTGGCCGGCACGCCCATCACCGAGCCCGACACCGGCCCCGGCGGCATCTACGCCCGCCTCGCGGAGCTCGGCGTCGGGCCCGCCCGGTTCCGCGAGGAGGTCCGGTCGCGGATGCCGGGCCCTGACGAGGCCGCGCAGCTCGGGCTGGCCGCCGGGACGCCGGTCGTGCTGGTGTGCCGTACCGCCTTCGCCGCCGACGGGCGGGTGGTCGAGGTCAACGAGATGGTCCTCGACGCCTCCGCGTACGTCCTGGAGTACGAGTTCGACGCGCCCCAGTAG
- a CDS encoding helix-turn-helix domain-containing protein: MLRFREEVRLAFAIGQAVYDRRNELGISQGELARRAGMTQPEVSRLELGATTAAVPLLARLARAMDSELSFRLVGESAEITFRDGSRRTS, encoded by the coding sequence ATGCTGAGGTTTCGGGAGGAAGTCCGGCTCGCCTTCGCGATCGGCCAGGCCGTCTACGACCGGCGCAACGAGCTCGGGATCTCGCAGGGCGAACTGGCGCGGCGGGCCGGGATGACGCAGCCGGAAGTGTCCAGGCTGGAACTCGGCGCCACCACGGCGGCCGTGCCGCTGCTGGCACGGCTGGCACGGGCCATGGACTCCGAGCTGAGCTTCAGGCTCGTCGGCGAGAGCGCCGAGATCACGTTCCGAGATGGGTCGCGGCGAACATCTTGA